A region from the Mycobacterium heidelbergense genome encodes:
- a CDS encoding crotonase/enoyl-CoA hydratase family protein: MSTGSEEANEPEVLVEQRDRILIITINRPKAKNAVNAAVSRGLADAMDRLDGDSGLSVGILTGAGGSFSAGMDLKAFARGENVVVKGRGMGFTERPPVKPLIAAVEGYALAGGTELALATDLIVASKDSAFGIPEVKRGLVAGGGGLLRLPERIPYAIAMELALTGDNLPAERAHELGLVNVLAEPGKALQAAIALAEKITANGPLAVAATKRIIVESRGWSRDTMFAEQIKLLASVFSSNDAREGAVAFAEKRPPRWTGT, translated from the coding sequence ATGAGCACTGGGAGCGAAGAGGCCAACGAACCGGAAGTTCTCGTCGAGCAACGGGATCGCATCCTGATCATCACCATCAACCGGCCGAAGGCCAAGAACGCGGTCAACGCCGCGGTCAGCCGGGGCCTGGCCGATGCCATGGATCGGCTCGACGGCGATAGCGGCCTGTCGGTGGGCATCCTGACCGGCGCGGGCGGCTCGTTCAGCGCGGGTATGGACCTCAAGGCGTTCGCCCGCGGCGAGAACGTCGTCGTCAAGGGCCGCGGCATGGGCTTCACGGAACGCCCGCCGGTCAAGCCGCTGATCGCGGCCGTGGAGGGATACGCGCTGGCCGGCGGCACCGAGCTGGCGTTGGCCACCGACCTGATCGTGGCGTCGAAAGACTCGGCGTTCGGCATCCCCGAGGTCAAGCGGGGCCTGGTGGCCGGCGGCGGCGGACTGCTGCGGTTGCCCGAGCGCATCCCCTACGCGATCGCCATGGAGCTGGCTTTGACCGGGGACAACCTGCCCGCCGAGCGGGCCCACGAGCTGGGGCTGGTCAATGTGCTCGCCGAGCCGGGGAAGGCGCTTCAGGCGGCGATCGCGCTGGCCGAGAAGATCACCGCCAACGGGCCGCTGGCGGTGGCCGCCACCAAACGCATCATCGTGGAATCCCGCGGGTGGAGCCGGGACACGATGTTCGCCGAGCAGATCAAGCTTTTGGCCTCGGTGTTCTCCTCGAACGACGCCAGGGAGGGCGCGGTCGCGTTCGCCGAGAAGCGGCCACCGCGCTGGACGGGAACCTGA
- a CDS encoding XRE family transcriptional regulator, with the protein MSEVGDLRRAAGLTQDELAARSGVAQPNIAAYESGQRIPSAAMLDRLGAVAKPRPSVVLAKHRDAIIALARQHRASRVRVFGSAARGDDVSGSDIDLLVRFASDADVFDLADLTADLEELTGLHVDVVSERGLDGEATSIVAGARPL; encoded by the coding sequence GTGAGCGAAGTGGGAGACCTGCGGCGGGCGGCGGGTTTGACGCAAGATGAGCTTGCTGCCCGCTCTGGTGTCGCGCAACCCAACATCGCGGCTTATGAAAGCGGACAACGCATCCCGTCGGCGGCGATGCTCGACAGGCTCGGCGCCGTCGCAAAGCCCCGGCCCTCGGTGGTACTCGCCAAACATCGAGACGCCATCATTGCCCTTGCGCGTCAACACAGAGCCAGCCGGGTGCGTGTCTTCGGTTCTGCCGCCCGGGGCGACGATGTATCCGGCAGCGATATCGACCTGCTGGTGCGTTTCGCGTCCGACGCCGATGTTTTTGACCTGGCCGATCTGACCGCAGATTTGGAAGAACTCACCGGGCTGCACGTCGACGTGGTGTCCGAACGCGGACTCGATGGCGAGGCTACGTCCATCGTCGCTGGGGCGCGTCCGCTGTGA
- a CDS encoding TetR/AcrR family transcriptional regulator, whose product MLVSAAEVMRERGAAGVTIDEVLARSGAPRGSVYYHFPDGRNQILAEALRYSGDSITAMIDDAAGWGARALLREFVEFWERLLAEGDFTAGCPVVAAAIGSDDGDPKLSAEAGAILDRWCAALTRAFVNDGFDDADAASLAVMSIAALEGAVVLSRSTRCVNPLRQVGDQLEFLIKAREFVVRNKIGQ is encoded by the coding sequence ATGCTGGTCAGCGCCGCCGAGGTGATGCGCGAGCGCGGGGCGGCCGGGGTGACCATCGACGAGGTGCTCGCCCGCAGCGGCGCGCCACGCGGCTCGGTGTACTACCACTTTCCCGACGGGCGCAATCAGATCCTGGCCGAGGCGCTGCGGTACTCCGGCGATTCCATCACGGCCATGATCGACGACGCCGCCGGCTGGGGCGCCAGGGCCCTGCTGCGCGAGTTCGTCGAGTTCTGGGAACGGCTGCTGGCCGAGGGCGACTTCACCGCCGGCTGCCCCGTGGTGGCGGCGGCGATCGGCTCCGACGACGGCGACCCCAAGCTGTCGGCCGAGGCCGGCGCCATCCTGGACCGCTGGTGTGCCGCGCTGACCCGGGCGTTCGTCAACGACGGCTTCGACGACGCCGACGCCGCGTCGCTCGCGGTGATGTCGATCGCCGCCCTGGAGGGTGCCGTCGTGCTGTCCCGCTCCACCCGCTGCGTCAACCCGCTGCGCCAGGTTGGCGACCAGCTCGAATTCCTCATCAAGGCAAGGGAATTCGTCGTCCGCAACAAGATCGGGCAGTAA
- a CDS encoding WS/DGAT/MGAT family O-acyltransferase, with protein sequence MKRLSGWDAVLLYSETPNVHMHTIKVAVIELASGRRDFDIEAFRQVIAGRLNKLEPFCYQLVEIPFKLHHPMWREHCEVDLDYHVRPWRLPAPGGRRELDEAIGRIAGTPLDRTRPLWEMYFVEGLANNRIAVVGKIHHALADGVASANLMARGMDLQPGPEGGPYVSDPAPTARQLMSSAFADHLRHVRRIPATVSYTARGLGRVRRSPRKLSPELTRPFEPPPTFMNHMITPERRFATATLALADVKETGKRLGATINDMVLAMSSGALRTLLLRYDGTAEPLLASVPMSFDFSPERISGNRFTGVLVGLPTDSDDPLERVRCSHENAIAAKESNQLMGPELVSRWAAYMPPAPTEAFFRWASGRDGQNKILNLNISNVPGPRERGRVGGALVTEIYSVGPLTAGSGLNITVWSYVDQLNISVLSDGATVKDPHEVTEAMVADFIEIRRAAGLSEELTVIEAAMAPA encoded by the coding sequence GTGAAACGGCTGAGCGGCTGGGACGCCGTACTGCTGTACAGCGAGACGCCGAACGTGCACATGCACACCATCAAGGTCGCCGTGATCGAGCTGGCTTCGGGTCGGCGTGACTTCGACATCGAAGCCTTTCGGCAGGTCATCGCCGGCCGGCTGAACAAGCTCGAGCCGTTCTGCTATCAGCTCGTCGAGATCCCGTTCAAGCTCCACCATCCGATGTGGCGGGAGCACTGCGAGGTTGACCTCGACTATCACGTCCGCCCGTGGCGGCTCCCCGCGCCCGGCGGTCGCCGCGAGTTGGACGAGGCGATCGGCAGGATCGCCGGCACCCCGCTGGACCGTACCCGCCCGCTCTGGGAGATGTACTTCGTCGAGGGTCTGGCCAACAACAGGATCGCAGTGGTCGGCAAGATCCACCACGCGCTCGCCGACGGCGTCGCCTCGGCCAACCTGATGGCCCGCGGCATGGACCTGCAGCCCGGGCCGGAGGGCGGCCCGTACGTGTCGGACCCGGCCCCCACCGCGCGGCAGTTGATGAGTTCGGCCTTCGCCGATCACCTGCGCCACGTTCGGCGAATCCCCGCGACAGTCAGCTACACGGCGCGGGGGCTGGGCCGGGTGCGCCGCAGCCCGCGAAAGCTCTCCCCGGAACTGACCCGCCCCTTCGAGCCGCCGCCGACGTTCATGAACCACATGATCACCCCGGAGCGCAGGTTCGCCACCGCCACGCTGGCGCTGGCCGACGTCAAGGAGACCGGCAAGCGGCTCGGCGCGACCATCAACGACATGGTGCTGGCCATGTCGAGCGGCGCGCTGCGCACGCTGCTGCTGCGCTACGACGGCACGGCCGAACCCCTGCTGGCGTCGGTGCCGATGAGCTTCGACTTCTCACCCGAGCGGATCTCCGGCAACCGCTTCACCGGCGTGTTGGTGGGCCTGCCGACGGACTCCGACGATCCGCTGGAGCGGGTGCGGTGCAGCCACGAGAACGCCATCGCCGCCAAGGAGAGCAACCAGCTGATGGGGCCGGAGCTGGTCAGCCGGTGGGCGGCCTACATGCCACCCGCCCCCACCGAAGCCTTCTTCCGGTGGGCGTCCGGCCGCGACGGGCAGAACAAGATCCTCAACCTCAACATCTCCAACGTGCCGGGTCCGCGCGAGCGCGGCCGGGTCGGCGGGGCGCTGGTCACCGAGATCTATTCGGTCGGGCCGTTGACCGCCGGCAGCGGCCTCAACATCACCGTGTGGAGTTACGTCGATCAGCTCAACATCTCGGTGCTGTCCGACGGCGCCACCGTCAAGGACCCGCACGAGGTGACCGAGGCCATGGTCGCCGACTTCATCGAAATCCGCAGGGCCGCAGGGCTTTCCGAGGAGCTTACGGTCATCGAGGCCGCCATGGCGCCGGCCTGA
- a CDS encoding HepT-like ribonuclease domain-containing protein, whose product MSRPPGPRVDRVARTLSDIIRFTDTAARLVARGKDAYDSDEALRLAAEAILHKIGEAVARLPEEFIAVHPEVAWRSMKATRNVVAHKYDHVDYEIIWNALAHRLPAEASRIREILINHAAEGLGGG is encoded by the coding sequence GTGAGCCGTCCGCCCGGCCCCCGTGTCGACCGTGTCGCACGTACTCTTTCTGACATCATCCGTTTCACCGACACGGCGGCCCGGCTTGTTGCCCGCGGCAAGGACGCCTACGACTCCGACGAGGCGTTACGGCTAGCGGCCGAGGCTATCCTGCACAAGATCGGTGAAGCCGTCGCCCGTTTACCTGAGGAATTCATCGCCGTTCACCCCGAGGTGGCTTGGCGCAGCATGAAGGCGACCCGCAACGTCGTCGCTCACAAATACGACCACGTGGACTACGAAATCATTTGGAATGCCTTGGCGCATCGTCTACCCGCCGAAGCCAGCCGCATCCGGGAGATCCTCATCAATCACGCGGCTGAGGGTCTTGGGGGAGGATAA
- a CDS encoding class I adenylate-forming enzyme family protein has translation MSISLLLEMAASSNPERTAVVSGSTRLTTQQLSDLADGGAGVIAGSGAKHVAYVGAGGAMLPTLIFAAARAGLPFTPLNYRLSAEGLQSLIERLPEPLVVIDGRYRDTVGGKSARVMASDEFLTAARGSESAAEFPDPESVAIVLFTSGTTSQPKAVELSHNNLTSYVTGTVEFESADASDAALICVPPYHIAGVSAALSNLYAGRKMVYLTNFDAGEWVRLVDAEQVTTATVVPTMLDRIVTALEAGGHRLPSLRSLAYGGSRVGLPLVRRALELLPHVGFVNAYGLTETSSTIAVLTPDDHRAAQAASDSAVVKRLGSVGRPVPGIEVQIRDDGGTVLPPGETGELFVRGEQVSGRYTGIGSVLDENGWFPTKDIALLDEDGYLFIGGRSDDTIIRGGENIAPAELEEVLIEHPHVRDVAVVGVDDPQWGQAIIAVVVPAAGVDPDPEELREHVRKSLRGSRTPDRVVFRDELPTTPTGKVLRREIIQDLEGLRA, from the coding sequence ATGAGCATCTCGTTGCTGCTCGAGATGGCCGCGTCGAGCAACCCCGAGCGCACGGCTGTGGTTTCCGGTTCGACGCGGCTGACGACGCAGCAGCTCAGCGACCTCGCTGACGGCGGCGCGGGGGTTATCGCGGGTTCGGGCGCCAAGCATGTGGCCTACGTCGGCGCCGGCGGCGCGATGCTGCCGACACTGATCTTCGCGGCCGCGCGCGCCGGGCTGCCTTTCACTCCTCTCAATTACCGACTGTCCGCGGAGGGCCTCCAGTCGCTGATCGAGCGGCTGCCCGAGCCGCTGGTGGTCATCGACGGCCGCTACCGGGACACGGTCGGGGGCAAGTCCGCCCGGGTGATGGCCTCCGACGAATTCCTAACCGCGGCCCGTGGCAGCGAGTCGGCCGCGGAATTCCCCGACCCGGAGTCCGTCGCGATCGTGTTGTTCACGTCGGGCACCACGTCGCAGCCCAAGGCCGTCGAGCTCTCGCACAACAACCTGACCAGCTATGTCACCGGAACGGTGGAGTTCGAGTCGGCGGATGCGAGCGACGCCGCGCTGATCTGCGTGCCGCCGTACCACATCGCCGGGGTCAGCGCCGCGCTGTCGAACCTGTACGCCGGGCGAAAAATGGTCTACCTGACCAACTTTGACGCCGGGGAATGGGTGCGGCTGGTCGACGCCGAGCAGGTGACCACCGCGACGGTCGTGCCCACCATGCTGGACCGTATCGTCACCGCGCTGGAGGCCGGCGGTCATCGGCTGCCGTCGCTGCGCAGTCTGGCCTACGGCGGCTCGCGGGTGGGCCTGCCGCTGGTGCGCCGGGCGCTGGAACTGTTGCCGCACGTGGGTTTCGTCAACGCCTACGGGCTGACCGAGACCAGCTCGACGATCGCCGTGCTGACCCCCGACGACCACCGTGCGGCGCAGGCGGCGTCGGATTCGGCCGTCGTGAAGCGGTTGGGGTCGGTGGGACGCCCGGTGCCCGGCATCGAGGTGCAGATCCGCGACGACGGGGGCACGGTGCTGCCGCCGGGCGAGACCGGCGAGCTGTTCGTGCGCGGCGAGCAGGTGTCCGGCCGCTACACCGGGATCGGCTCGGTGCTCGACGAAAACGGTTGGTTCCCAACTAAAGACATCGCCCTGCTCGACGAGGACGGCTACCTGTTCATCGGCGGACGCAGCGACGACACCATCATCCGCGGCGGCGAGAACATCGCGCCCGCCGAGCTGGAGGAGGTGCTCATCGAGCACCCCCATGTGCGCGATGTCGCCGTGGTCGGCGTCGACGATCCGCAGTGGGGCCAGGCGATTATCGCCGTGGTGGTTCCGGCCGCGGGTGTCGATCCCGATCCGGAGGAACTCCGGGAGCACGTCCGAAAGAGCTTGCGCGGGTCGCGGACCCCCGACCGGGTAGTGTTTCGCGACGAGCTGCCGACCACGCCCACCGGCAAGGTGCTTCGCCGGGAGATCATCCAAGATTTAGAAGGATTGCGCGCATGA
- a CDS encoding alpha/beta hydrolase yields MTVPGPRMTPCMRWLLRAGPADYMLALSVAGASLPVVGKSLEPLGGLTAMGVWGARLAPQALSTMTKDWLTPGINDVRRRDRETTNEATLAALRGVVSAADLDAEWPTAEKTPPIWDALRQRRYLYRRGVHYGDSPAQVLDVWRRKDLPAQPAPVLIFVPGGAWVHGRSMGQGSALMSRLAEQGWVCLAIDYRVAPHHRWPRHLTDVKTAIAWARANVDKFGGDRNFVAIAGCSAGGHLSALAGLTADDAAHRAELPEGADSSVDAVVGLYGRYDWEDRSTPERVRFVDFLERVVVKRKIDRHPEVFRDASPIARVHRNAPPFLVIHGSKDTVIPVEQARGFVERLKAVSHSTVGYLELPGAGHGYDLIDGERAGAAAHATSLFLNQVYRTKTQIGAKEVI; encoded by the coding sequence ATGACTGTCCCGGGACCCCGCATGACGCCCTGCATGAGATGGTTGCTGCGGGCCGGCCCCGCCGACTACATGCTGGCCCTAAGCGTGGCAGGCGCTTCGCTGCCGGTCGTCGGCAAGAGCCTCGAGCCGCTGGGCGGGCTGACGGCGATGGGCGTCTGGGGCGCTCGGCTCGCCCCGCAAGCCCTGTCCACGATGACGAAGGATTGGCTGACCCCGGGCATCAACGACGTGCGCCGCCGCGATCGGGAGACCACCAACGAGGCCACCCTCGCGGCCCTGCGCGGCGTGGTGTCGGCGGCCGACCTCGACGCCGAGTGGCCGACGGCGGAAAAGACGCCGCCGATCTGGGATGCGCTGCGTCAGCGCCGCTACCTCTACCGCCGCGGCGTCCACTACGGGGACAGCCCGGCGCAGGTGCTCGACGTGTGGCGTCGCAAGGACCTGCCCGCCCAACCCGCGCCGGTCCTGATCTTCGTCCCGGGCGGCGCCTGGGTACACGGCAGGAGCATGGGCCAGGGCTCCGCGCTGATGTCGCGGCTGGCCGAGCAGGGGTGGGTGTGCCTGGCGATCGACTACCGGGTCGCGCCGCACCACCGCTGGCCGCGCCATCTTACCGACGTCAAGACCGCCATCGCATGGGCGCGCGCCAACGTCGACAAATTCGGCGGGGATCGCAATTTCGTTGCCATAGCGGGCTGTTCGGCCGGGGGGCACCTGTCCGCGCTGGCCGGGCTGACCGCCGACGACGCCGCGCACCGCGCGGAGCTGCCGGAGGGCGCCGACAGTTCGGTGGACGCGGTGGTCGGGCTCTACGGCCGCTATGACTGGGAGGACCGTTCGACCCCCGAGCGCGTCCGGTTCGTCGACTTCCTCGAGCGCGTGGTGGTCAAACGCAAGATCGACCGTCACCCCGAGGTGTTCCGCGACGCGTCGCCGATCGCCCGCGTGCATCGGAATGCCCCGCCGTTCTTGGTGATTCACGGCAGCAAGGACACCGTCATCCCGGTCGAACAGGCCCGCGGCTTCGTCGAGCGGCTGAAGGCGGTCTCGCATTCGACGGTCGGCTACCTGGAATTGCCCGGCGCGGGCCACGGCTACGACCTCATCGACGGCGAGCGGGCCGGTGCCGCGGCGCACGCCACGTCGCTGTTCCTCAACCAGGTCTACCGCACCAAAACACAGATCGGCGCGAAAGAGGTTATCTGA